The Callospermophilus lateralis isolate mCalLat2 chromosome 18, mCalLat2.hap1, whole genome shotgun sequence nucleotide sequence TGAGGGCCCTCAGTGTAGCAGGCAGGGGAAAGGGGCCCAAGGAAGGACACCTGGTGGACACTGCCATGGAGGGTGTGCACAGTGGTGGCCAGGATGGCGAcgcagtggtggtggaggtggtggttATGGAGATCATGGTGACGGTGGTTCTGGTGGTGAGGTCTTTTTTCTGGAGAGAAATGTAACATGTGTAGAATGTCTTCTTACAGCTCTTAGAATTCTGCCCTTATTTGTAAATGCTATTTTGCTAGCTAcaaagtgctgaggatggaattgaGGCTCACACattctagacaagtgctctaccagtacCAGTgcactacatccccagaccttttttttttttttttttaattttgaggcatgagagttgcctggctggcctcaaacttgaggtcctcctgcctaagcctcctgagtagctgggatcacaggtgtgcaagcACTGTGcctagcttttctttttttaaaacaactttattgaggtataatttatgTACCATAAAGTTCACCTCTTTAAAGTGGACCATTGATTGGTTTTTAGTGATTCACAGAGTTGTGTGCCTGTTACCAGTTAATTTTAGTACATTTTTATCACCCAAGAAAGAAATCCTATAACCATTAACAGTCGTTTCCTTCCTTGAAAATCACAGTCCCCAGAAATCACTGATCCACTTCCTGTCTCTGCCTTCACCTGTGCTGGACGGTTGCTCTCAGTAGAATTGAGCACCCCAGCCTGCCCACGAGACCCTCGGGCCTGCATGCTGGTGGGAAAGTGTATCGGACAGATCTGACTTGACTTGGCAGAGGTCAGCAGCCCTCAGTCCCCAGCAGTCCCCATGCACGGTTTTCTCTTGAATTCCTCAAAAGATGTGATTGTTTCTGTGGTTCCAAGGGCAGCTGTCTCTGGTAGATGGCTTCTTATTTGCTCCTCATGGTGGTGTCTGGGAGTTCTTCCTCCTGCTGGCTCGGATCTTCAGGCCCAGGTCCTGGGAGGACATGCAGATGCAGGCGAACTGTGGCCTGCCCGTGTCTGTTAGCTTGGCCATTGTTGGCCAGCAGGTACAATGAAGTGGCTTCACCCAGACATCCTGGATTCCGGCCCCTCTGTGCCTAGGAGTTAAGGGGTTGGGGAAAGTTGGCTAGGACCAGAGCCGCCTCTTGTCCTTCAGGCCCTGCCATCCCCACTCCTAGCCAACCTCTGATGACTCCCACCTGTGCTCTAGATCTGCAGAGCTGTCCACTCCAGATTGATGGGGCTGCCTGTGCCTACCGTCTTTCTAAATGCCTTTTGTTTCAggtttttagttattttaatggtAGAAATCCCAACACCTATCCCCCCATCTTATTGGGAACTAAAGCCCTGTAAtgcttctccccctccccctgtacctctgagctgcatcccagaactttttatgtgttattttgagacaaggaatATTACCAGTTTGCTGAGTCTCTCTTAAGTTGCCGGGGCTGGGGACACTGGTGTGCACTCCAGTGCCTGGCTCATACATAATACATGTTGTTAAATGTGAAACAGGCCTGGCAGTTCAAATCTGATGCCATGAGACTGACATCGTGTATATGATACGCATAGTGGGAATGAATGATGGGTTAAggctttttatatctaggtttaaaattgaggtggtccaataatttttaataagtacaAAACTGGAGTTCAACTGATATTTAACAAGCAGACTGCATGAGACCTGGTGTGGTGGGCCTGTGGTTGTTCCCCGAGACCTCggctttgttgttgtttgttcagGTCCCCTACAGCTGTGTTCTTACCATGTGGGCATCTGTCTCACCGTTGTCCTCTGCAGATCCTTGGATCCTGTCACTGGCTGACCTTCCCTGGGGACCCTGGCACCACTGTGTGTCCTCTGCTAGAGGCAGCCACCTTTCCTTGGGCCCCTCACCCCTGGCATCTTTGAGCCCTTGGCCCCACACAGTCATATTTCCAGTGCAGGTTTGGGAAGATGCTGCCTCTGGAGAAGGTGTTGGCCTCCCCCAGAAGCTCCCCAACTCCCCCAGAGGTGCCCACCGAAGGGTCTGCAGACACAGATGGGTCTGCAGACACGAGTCAGCAAGAGGACCCCGAGTCTGAGACTATCCCCGAGAGGACCCCTGCAGACCTCGAGTTCTCTCGCCTGCGGTTCCGGGAGTTTGTCTACCAGGAGGCGGCTGGTCCCCACCAGACCCTGGCCAGGCTGCACGAGCTGTGTCGCCAGTGGCTGCGCCCTGAGGCCTGCTCCAAGGAGCAGATACTCGAGATGCTGGTGCTGGAGCAGTTCCTGGGCATCCTGCCTGACAGGGTCCGCCCCTGGGTGGTAGCCCAGTACCCCGAGAGCTGTAAGAAGGCAGCCTCTCTGGTGGAGGGCCTCACGGACGTCCTGGAGGAGCCAGGTGAGGCTGCCGCCCTGAAAGAACGTGTCTTAGAGGAAACAGGGAGCAGGGTCTGGGAAGGGCTGGAATCCCCTGCTACGGCTTTACAGAGAAAATTGTTTCCCCACGTGTAGGAGGCACGGGAGCAAGCAGCCCTGAGTCGGAGAGGCTGTTTCTCAGTCAGCAGGGATCCAAGTTCCTGCTGTTCTCCCCATTGCCATTTCCATCAGGGTTGCCTCATAGGCTGGGACAGATGCTTGGGCTCCTGCCCTCACTTCTGCTTTGCAGATGTTAGGAAGCAGGAGAAATGAAGGGCAAAGGCAGTGACCAGCCTCATAAAAACTGGGTAAATATTCTGGTCACTGGCTGGAGATTTCATCTCTGCAGTTCTGAGGGATGGGTGGGTGGTGATGGGGCAGGAGCCCATGGGCTTGGGGTCAGAACCCTGGGTCCATGCCTGGCCCTCTCAAGACTCTGTGATGGCTAGCCTGTGTCCTAACTTTTTACTGTTCCTTGGTTGTAAACAGGGATGCTGTTGTGTTCCCCAGCTGGATCATCTTCTGGGTTGAGTGAGGGAGTATATGAGAGGCACCCTGACCCCCTGCTGTTACCAGGAGGACTAGGGAGCCCCAGAGACCCTGAGGATATCCCAGTGCCACCTGATACTCGTGAGTGACCAGCTGGGCCTTAGGTGGGGAGGTGGGTGTGCTGCGGAGGCATTGTGGGAGCCAGAGGGAAGCCAGGGAGGGGGGCCTCGAAGTCCATTATGCAAATGGGACTTGGTCCTGTACATTATTATGACACGAGTGTATTACTTTTGAGTTAAGAGTCCTCTTAAAAAATAGCAGTTATACATGTTTATCACATGATGAAGAAACATTGAggtataaagaaaaaagtaatctcttgcagggtgcagtggcacacacctgtagtcttagtggctctggaggctgaggaaggaggatcacaaatttgaggacagcctcagtgacttagcaaggccctgagcaacttggcaagacctgtctcacaataaaatatgagggctggggttgtggctcaagtggtagagcgctcgcctagcatgtgtgattcttggcaccacataaaaataaaacaaaggcattgtgtccaccaaaactaaaaattaaatatataaaaaaaaataaaatatgaaaagggttggggaggtggctcagtggtaaagtgcctctgggttcaatccctagtaccaaaaaaaagttaCACCCCTCTCCTCATGCCCTCTAAAAATAGCATCCTGGTGTGCCGCTGCCCGCCTCTCTGCACGTTGCGCATGTTTGCAGAGTCGGCTGCCTGTCTCCTGGAAAACAGTGCTCACTGCTCATGGGCGGTCCTCCCTGGGCTGTGGTTGGTGGCTCCTTGGCTGCCTGGCACCCCCTGTGCAGCCCGGTGACCCTGCCCTTGGGGCAGGAGCTGCAGATAGTTCTGACACGGGTGCCTGTGTGGTCTCCACAGCTGCTCTGGTGCCCGGGCTGTGCCTGCCCGTCGGCCCTGTGCTGGTACCGTGCCAGGTCCCTGCCGGTCTGGAGGGCAGCAGAAAGCACTGCCTTCTCCATGGCGTGAGCTGGCACTTTTGTGGTGGCTCTGCTCCGTGAGGTGCAGGCCTGCGTGGTGTGAGTGTGCTGGGGCCTGCCTGGCCACTCTGAGTCGTGCAGTGACAGCATGTCTCCCTGCAGCGCTGCCCTGCCTTCTCCCAGCCTGGCCTGCACTGGAACCCATGCTCCTGGATCAGGGGAGCAACGGGGGAGAGAAGACCGACGAGGCCAAAGTGCAGCCGACGGTGGGTGGGGGCCCTTGGGTGTGCTGGGGCTGACGTGCTCACAGGGTCTGTCCCTCCTGGCCCTGGATGCTGCTCCCTCCCAGGGCATGAACTCTCCCACAGCAAGGATTAGGACCCTGAATGCCCACTGCCAAGGCCAGGAAGCCTGCTTTGGTGGAGACCTGAGGGTAGGACCCACACGAGGGCATTGCTCCTGCAGTGCAGGGAGGGTCTCCCGCCTGCCCTCCGTGGGGATGGGTGGAGGCCTCAGTGAGGGCCGCTTTGCCTTTCTGTTTCAGCCGTCGACGTCCTTTCCGGAGGAACCTCTGCACTCTGAGGAGTGGGCCCACCTGGATCCTGCAGAGGAGAACATGAAGAGCTACAGGAAGCTGCTCCTGTGGGGTGAGGCTCGCCTCCCACAGCCCGCGCTCCCCGATGGGTGGGAGATTCTGACCCCATCCCGGGGGCTTCCTTGGGACACTGGGGATGTTTTAAATGTCTGAACTTGGGCTGGTTTGCCAAGGTCCCACCCTTACCTGAGTTCTGCCTGAGTCCTGGGTTCCACTTGCAGCCCCTGCCTGCGGGATTGGAAGCCTCTGAATTGAGAAAGCTCTCCCAGCTTCAAGCCCCCAGTGCTCCCCACTTTGTGGTGCAGAGATGAGGCTTCTTAgcctgtgggcctggtgaagggTCTGTTTGGTAAAAGTTGGTGCCACAGAGCCCTCCTTTGCAGGGTGCTTCCTGAGCCCTTTGTGGttctgattttgttttttaatttgtgcTGGGGGCTGGCCCAGGGCTTCCTGCACAGTAAAcacatgctccaccactgagctacgccCCCAGCCAGTTTTATGTTCTTACATGTTTGATTTGCTTCCCCTCAGACTCGTTTACCACCCAGCTTGTGGGCCCTCCAGCCTCACCCAGGCACAGCCTCTTCTTCCTCCACTGCCTTATTCTTGGAACCCTAGCTTTCCAGGGGCTTGGTCCTGGCCCGCCAGCCTAGGGGAGTGAGGCCGGCTGCTTTCTGTGTTGGTCCTCTTAAGAGTTGCTTTGTCTGTTGAACCTCAGGGTACCAGTTTGCCCAGCCTGATGCTGCATCTAGTCTGGAGGCAGAGGGGCAGCCCCTTGTGGAAGGAGAGGCACCTGGAGGCAGCCTCCCAGGTAAGGGCACCTTAGAAAGTGGTGAGCAGGGTAGAGCATGCACCTTGCTTTCAGGCAGgtgccctcccccacccccccagcTTTGGCTTCACCTGTGTTGGAACAGGAAGCAGGCATCATTTCTTAGGGATCTCTTGCTGCGTGACAACCGCCCTAAAACTTGGTCACCAGAAAGAACAGCAGAATTACTTGTGAGGTGTAGGCTGCTAGGCTGAGCTGTGCTGTGGCCACTTGGTCTTCAGGGCCGCATGGACCTCTGACCACCTGGAACCTACCTGGGGCTGGAGTCTCCCTACCTGGGGAGACTCTCCATGGTCTCTCCCAGTGCTAGCTGGGCCTCCCCAGGTCAGCAGCTGGGTTTTGGGGGTGCACTCGAGGAGTATAAGCACTTGTTGAGGCTTTGCTGGCCTCCTGCATGCTGATGTCCTTGGGCACAAGGCCACGTCTGTGTGGAGAGCCCAAAGGTCTGGCTCTGGGGCAGGAGTTTAGGCCCCGTGCAGCCAGTGGGCTTTTGCAGGGCTTTCTGGCCCTCATTCCCCGACACCACGGCTGTGTGGCCTCCATGCCAGTCGTCCTGCAGTCAGGGTGGCTGCTCCTGGGGTCACTTCCCCAGCAGCAGggtggagaaggccctgctcacTGCCTGCTTATGCTGGTGGTCACACGGCCCTTGGCTGCTAGGAGGGGCCATTCCTTTCAGTTAGCAGGGAGCTGGAAGAGGGTGACAGAGGCCGCCAGGTCAGGGCCTTGTGTCCCACACCCTTTCCCCTCCTTGCTCAGGCCTTCTTTCCTTAGTGCTGCGTGGGCAGTGTCCAGGCCTGAGCGCTTAGTCAGGGCTGCTCACACGTGGACCTTATTTCAGGCAGCGGGAAGCAGGAAGAAAGCACAGAGAACATGTGCGAGGAGGGCTCCGCAGGCCAGGACAGTGGCTCACAGGAAACGCCATCAGAGAGGCTGGCAGGGGACGCAGGGGACACTCCTGCAGACCCCCCAGTGGATACCaaccaggaggaggagcagccGGAGAAGGCGCCAGACACTGTGGGTGAGGATTCAGGCTGCGTCAGCCCCTCCCAGAAGCAAAGAGTCCCCTGCCCTTCAGAAGAAGACCAGGGTCAGGCGAGTCCAGACAGCCCACAGCAAGGCTCTGGGACCAAGCGGCCCCACCCAGAGGATGAGGGTGAGCAGGGACCCGAGTGTGCCTCCAGCCAGAGCAGCCAGCAGCCTGGGGACGCCATGCAGCCTGATGCAGATGGCCATGCTGCCACGCCCCCAGCTGGGCAGGACGCGGGCACCTCTGCCTCAGGCAGTCCTGAGGCTGAGGAGCCTGAAGTGTCGGGAGGGAAGCCCTACCCCTGCAGTGAGTGTGGGGAGGCCTTTGCGTGGATCTCGCACCTCATGGAGCATCACAGGAGCCACGGCACCAAGAAGCTGTGCGCCTGCCAGGGCTGCTAGACAGGCCCCGTCGGCCAGCACTGGAATA carries:
- the Zscan18 gene encoding zinc finger and SCAN domain-containing protein 18, giving the protein MLPLEKVLASPRSSPTPPEVPTEGSADTDGSADTSQQEDPESETIPERTPADLEFSRLRFREFVYQEAAGPHQTLARLHELCRQWLRPEACSKEQILEMLVLEQFLGILPDRVRPWVVAQYPESCKKAASLVEGLTDVLEEPGMLLCSPAGSSSGLSEGVYERHPDPLLLPGGLGSPRDPEDIPVPPDTPLPCLLPAWPALEPMLLDQGSNGGEKTDEAKVQPTPSTSFPEEPLHSEEWAHLDPAEENMKSYRKLLLWGYQFAQPDAASSLEAEGQPLVEGEAPGGSLPGSGKQEESTENMCEEGSAGQDSGSQETPSERLAGDAGDTPADPPVDTNQEEEQPEKAPDTVGEDSGCVSPSQKQRVPCPSEEDQGQASPDSPQQGSGTKRPHPEDEGEQGPECASSQSSQQPGDAMQPDADGHAATPPAGQDAGTSASGSPEAEEPEVSGGKPYPCSECGEAFAWISHLMEHHRSHGTKKLCACQGC